Below is a genomic region from Flavobacterium ginsengisoli.
AAGCAAGTTCTCTTTAAATTCCTTTTTTAATTCTCCATAAGATTCTTTATTGTTCTTCTTAATCAGATTCACAATGTTTTTAGCAAAGTATCTCTTGGATATCGTCAATGTATGTTGATCATTTAAAGGCGAACTAATCGTTATTTCTGAATTAATTACATAAGACGGTGACGGAATTAACTTTTCTTCAATAAGCTTATTTAATTCATCATCAGTTAATCTTGTAAGTCTTTTGACTTCTTCAAACTCCAGATAATTATCTACGATATAAGCAAGATTTTCATCTCTCATTTTACTTACTTTTTAAAAATTCTGATGGATCAAAAGGTTCAAATTCTCGTTCAGAAAAAGCTTCCGTTAAAATTCCAGACGAACACAACCAGGTAACTGTTTCTTCCAACGTATTTCCAGCTTTATAAATCATTTCGCTGTATCGTGGCAGAATGTAATATTGACTATTTAAAAGAATGATTTCGTCTCCATCAAAAGTGTCTCCAATTCTAACCGATTTCAATACTTCCTCTTTTGTTAAAACCTCTTTTCCTTCATCCCAAAACCAATATTCAGTAATACGGCTTTTCCATTCTTCTAGAGTCAAAACAATCGTTTCAGGAAGATAAACCCTAACATAAGTGCCTCCTAAAATTCCACTTCCGTAATTTTGAACATATTCTTTGTAATCTTCGTCAAAAGTTATGTTTAATGTTTTTTCGCACGCCAATATATCTTCTTCATCGGCTGTAAAAAGATCTGTTTTATTGGTATTGTAATTAGGGATTATTTTGTAATTCTCGAAATTCATAGCGTTTCAATTTTAACCGCTAAGTTAAAACTATTTCTCACAAAAAAACCGTAATTACATTACTGCAATTACGGTTTTCTCTTTATAACAATTTTATTTAATCTCTCAATTATACCAAACCAGCTTTAATTAAATATTCAGCGATTTGGATTGTGTTTGTTGCGCTCCTTTTCTTAAGTTGTCAGCAACAATCCACATGTTTAATGTATTTGGCTGGCTTTCGTCACGACGAATTCTTCCAACAAAAACATCATTTTTACCTTCTGCATATAATGGCATTGGGTAAGTAAAGGTATCTAAATTATCTTGAACCACTACTCCATCAGTGTTGTGTAAGATTTCACGAACTTCATTTACCTCAAAATCATTTGTAAACTCAACATTTACCGCTTCACTGTGTCCGCCTACAACTGGTACACGAACTGCAGTAGCTGTAACTCTGATTGTGTTGTCAGAAAGGATTTTTTGAGTTTCACGAACTAACTTCATTTCTTCTTTAGTATATCCGTTTTCTTCAAAACTGTCGCAATGTGGAATTGCATTTCTATGAATAGGATATTTGTAAGCCATATCGCCTTGAATTCCAGCATACTCATTTTCTAATTGTTTAACCGCTTTTACACCAGTTCCTGTGATAGATTGGTAAGTAGAAACAATGATTCTTTTGATGTTGTATTTTTTGTGCAAAGGAGCCAAAGCTAATACCATTTGAATAGTAGAACAGTTTGGGTTTGCAATAATTTTATCTTCTTTAGTTAAAACATCAGCATTGATTTCTGGAACTACTAATTTTTTTGTTGGATCCATTCTCCATGCAGAAGAGTTGTCGATTACAGTTGTTCCAGCAGCAGCAAATTTTGGAGCCCACTCTAATGAAGTATCACCTCCAGCAGAGAAAATAGCGATATCAGCTTTCATATCAACAGCTGTTTGTAATCCTACTACTTTATATTTGGTTCCTTTATATTCAACTTCTTTTCCTACTGATCTTTCTGATGCAACAGGGATTAATTCTGTAACAGGAAAGTTTCTTTCTGCTAATACTTTAAGCATTACTTCGCCTACCATTCCAGTAGCGCCTACAACTGCAATTCTCATTTTTATATTTTTAAATAATCAATTAATCTAATTTTGTAACGCAAAAGTAAGTATAATAAAAGTCTCCACAAGGTGATTCACAAAAAATAACAAAATGTTACAAATTAAACAAAACGTTTTATTTAATTAGAAGCTCTTTCTCAATTAAAAAAAACGAAACAAATTAAATAATCCATAAAAAACTATTAAGAATAGAGAATTATAATTCCATCCTTAGTATTTTCAATCTTTCTATTTAATTCTACAGCATTAAATAATATAGACTCACTATTATTCACCAACTTTTCATCTTCCATTGCAGAATCAAAATGACTTTCTATAACGCTATACAATAATTCGTTTTTTTCAAGATTTTCAATAGTAGCAATTAGTTCATTTTTTTCATCAAGATTATCACATTCATTAAGTTGTATTTTACTATGAAGGAGTATAATATAATCGAGTTCTTGAATAAACTCCTCTCTTTTAAGGTTCATTCTATCTCTTTCATCATAATTCCAACTTGAATAATCTACTGATTCAGAATCACCAAGACTCAAAAGAAAAAGGCTTGCACAACCATGTGAAATATCATGTATTAATTCGAAACCAAATTCACGCATTTTTCTTATAAATATCTCGTTTTCTGGATTATAACTGTACCCAACAGATACTTCATAAATATAATTTTTAATATCACTTAATTCATGTCTATTCAATAATAATGTATCCTCCTTAACTTTCTGAATTATAATACTTGCATCAGTTGAAGAATATGTATTCCCTTCCTTAATGTTTTTCTCAATCAAGTAGTTTCTAAAAAAAGCATACTTATCTTCTTCTTTTTCTAGCTCAATAAACTTAGCTCTTAAAATATCTCTTTTCAAAAGATAAAAATCTACACTACAACCCATATTTTTTTTGTGCAAATCAATTAGTTATTAATCTTAAAGTAAATTTAAAAAAAACCGCCTCTTTAGAAGGCGGTTAAGTTAGACTTAGTGTAGCGGTATTGTATTTTTATTTATTTTTTAATAAATCTCTAATTTGTGTAAGCAACTCTTCTTGAGTTGGCGCTGCTGGAGCTGCCGGCGCAGGAACTTCTTTCTTTTTAGCGTGGTTTATTCCTTTAATTATTAAGAACAAAACAAAAGCAACAATAATAAAATTGATTACTGCCGA
It encodes:
- a CDS encoding SMI1/KNR4 family protein gives rise to the protein MNFENYKIIPNYNTNKTDLFTADEEDILACEKTLNITFDEDYKEYVQNYGSGILGGTYVRVYLPETIVLTLEEWKSRITEYWFWDEGKEVLTKEEVLKSVRIGDTFDGDEIILLNSQYYILPRYSEMIYKAGNTLEETVTWLCSSGILTEAFSEREFEPFDPSEFLKSK